A window of Ictidomys tridecemlineatus isolate mIctTri1 chromosome 1, mIctTri1.hap1, whole genome shotgun sequence contains these coding sequences:
- the LOC101964448 gene encoding uncharacterized protein LOC101964448 isoform X3, with the protein MERLELGKAFHLSSKYISNLIVNNGNSSVMRPQELDVYQLMPFPGGPVVRCAAEKPGAYEVPGKALTHSEPLSQSHKTQVGQQHLEGGGQGSALSTERGSMAGTCMHSECGNSCVSPQAGRKPFTCGLCGKTYSRASALADHQKKHTGEKPYKCSRCEKSFFVRSVLRDHQRTHTGERPYTCSSCDKSFCHRSALITHQRIHTGERPYECCECGKAFRRKSALIIHRRIHTGEKPYECEVCKKAFCQKSVLSLHQRTHTEEKPHECDQCGKAFCRKSALTIHQRIHTGEKPYECAQCKKTFCQKAGLTLHQRTHTEGKPHECDQCGKTFFLKSGLVMHHRTHTGEKPFKCSECGKAFSQKTHLRRHQSMHTGEKPHTCAQCGKAYFHKLDLTKHLRIHTGEKPHVCAQCGKAFRMKSYLHVHQRTHTGERPYECSRCGKAFRRKSHLSSHQKTHLGASQHGGDWLCVLQRAPSVL; encoded by the coding sequence ATGGAGAGACTTGAATTAGGAAAGGCATTTCATTTgagttcaaaatatatttcaaatctgATAGTAAATAATGGGAACTCTTCAGTAATGAGACCTCAGGAGTTGGATGTGTACCAACTCATGCCTTTCCCTGGAGGGCCTGTTGTGAGATGTGCAGCAGAGAAGCCTGGTGCCTATGAGGTGCCCGGGAAGGCCCTCACACACAGTGAACCCCTCAGTCAGAGCCACAAGACCCAGGTTGGGCAGCAGCATCTGGAAGGTGGGGGACAAGGGAGTGCCCTCAGCACAGAGAGGGGCAGCATGGCAGGGACCTGTATGCACAGTGAGTGTGGGAACAGCTGTGTGTCTCCCCAGGCAGGGAGGAAACCCTTCACATGTGGTCTGTGTGGCAAGACTTACTCCAGAGCATCTGCCCTTGCTGACCATCAGAAAAagcacacaggagagaagccctacaagtgcaGCAGATGTGAGAAGTCCTTCTTTGTTAGATCTGTTCTTAGAGACCACCAGAGAACACACACTGGGGAGAGGCCCTACACATGCAGCAGCTGTGACAAGTCCTTCTGCCATCGGTCAGCCCTCATTACGCACCAGAGGATCCACACTGGGGAGAGGCCCTATGAATGCTGTGAATGTGGGAAGGCCTTCCGAAGGAAGTCGGCGCTCATCATCCATCGCAGGattcacacaggagagaagccctatgagtgtGAGGTGTGCAAGAAAGCCTTCTGTCAGAAGTCAGTCCTCAGCTTACATCAAAGGACTCACACAGAAGAAAAGCCCCACGAGTGTGaccagtgtggaaaagccttctgCCGGAAGTCGGCCCTTACCATCCATCAGAGGATCCACACGGGAGAGAAGCCCTACGAGTGTGCACAGTGCAAGAAGACCTTCTGTCAGAAGGCAGGCCTCACTCTGCACCAGAGGACTCACACAGAAGGAAAGCCCCATGAGTGTGACCAATGTGGAAAGACGTTTTTCCTGAAGTCAGGTCTCGTCATGCATCATAGGACTCACACGGGGGAGAAACCCTTCAAATGCAGTGAGTGTGGAAAGGCCTTTTCCCAGAAGACCCACCTCCGGAGGCACCAGAGCATGCATACCGGGGAGAAGCCCCACACATGTGCCCAATGTGGGAAAGCCTACTTTCATAAGTTGGATCTCACCAAACACCTGCGGATTCACACTGGCGAGAAGCCCCACGTGTGTGCTCAGTGTGGGAAAGCTTTTCGCATGAAGTCCTACCTCCACGTGCATCAGAGAACACACACTGGGGAGAGGCCGTACGAGTGCAGCAGGTGTGGGAAAGCCTTTCGCCGCAAGTCACATCTCAGCAGTCATCAGAAGACTCACCTGGGAGCTTCTCAGCATGGTGGAGACTGGCTGTGTGTGCTACAGAGAGCCCCGTCTGTTCTCTAG
- the LOC101964448 gene encoding uncharacterized protein LOC101964448 isoform X1 gives MSETPGMVSFEDVSVDFTWEEWQDLDDAQRTLYRDVMLETYSSLVFLGLFITRPEVIFKLEQGTEPWLVKEALDRCLPDVQIADDVVENSQENHGRHLWQVVVNSSISAMERLELGKAFHLSSKYISNLIVNNGNSSVMRPQELDVYQLMPFPGGPVVRCAAEKPGAYEVPGKALTHSEPLSQSHKTQVGQQHLEGGGQGSALSTERGSMAGTCMHSECGNSCVSPQAGRKPFTCGLCGKTYSRASALADHQKKHTGEKPYKCSRCEKSFFVRSVLRDHQRTHTGERPYTCSSCDKSFCHRSALITHQRIHTGERPYECCECGKAFRRKSALIIHRRIHTGEKPYECEVCKKAFCQKSVLSLHQRTHTEEKPHECDQCGKAFCRKSALTIHQRIHTGEKPYECAQCKKTFCQKAGLTLHQRTHTEGKPHECDQCGKTFFLKSGLVMHHRTHTGEKPFKCSECGKAFSQKTHLRRHQSMHTGEKPHTCAQCGKAYFHKLDLTKHLRIHTGEKPHVCAQCGKAFRMKSYLHVHQRTHTGERPYECSRCGKAFRRKSHLSSHQKTHLGASQHGGDWLCVLQRAPSVL, from the exons ATGAGTGAGACTCCA GGGATGGTGTCCTTTGAGGATGTGTCTGTGGACTTCACCTGGGAGGAGTGGCAGGACCTGGACGATGCTCAGAGGACACTCTATAGGGACGTGATGCTGGAGACCTACAGCAGCCTGGTCTTCTTGG GGCTTTTCATTACCAGACCTGAAGTTATTTTCAAGTTGGAGCAAGGAACAGAGCCATGGCTGGTTAAAGAAGCCCTGGACCGGTGCCTTCCAG atgtGCAGATAGCTGATGATGTGGTTGAGAACAGCCAAGAAAATCACGGTAGACACTTGTGGCAAGTTGTTGTCAACAGCAGCATATCAGCTATGGAGAGACTTGAATTAGGAAAGGCATTTCATTTgagttcaaaatatatttcaaatctgATAGTAAATAATGGGAACTCTTCAGTAATGAGACCTCAGGAGTTGGATGTGTACCAACTCATGCCTTTCCCTGGAGGGCCTGTTGTGAGATGTGCAGCAGAGAAGCCTGGTGCCTATGAGGTGCCCGGGAAGGCCCTCACACACAGTGAACCCCTCAGTCAGAGCCACAAGACCCAGGTTGGGCAGCAGCATCTGGAAGGTGGGGGACAAGGGAGTGCCCTCAGCACAGAGAGGGGCAGCATGGCAGGGACCTGTATGCACAGTGAGTGTGGGAACAGCTGTGTGTCTCCCCAGGCAGGGAGGAAACCCTTCACATGTGGTCTGTGTGGCAAGACTTACTCCAGAGCATCTGCCCTTGCTGACCATCAGAAAAagcacacaggagagaagccctacaagtgcaGCAGATGTGAGAAGTCCTTCTTTGTTAGATCTGTTCTTAGAGACCACCAGAGAACACACACTGGGGAGAGGCCCTACACATGCAGCAGCTGTGACAAGTCCTTCTGCCATCGGTCAGCCCTCATTACGCACCAGAGGATCCACACTGGGGAGAGGCCCTATGAATGCTGTGAATGTGGGAAGGCCTTCCGAAGGAAGTCGGCGCTCATCATCCATCGCAGGattcacacaggagagaagccctatgagtgtGAGGTGTGCAAGAAAGCCTTCTGTCAGAAGTCAGTCCTCAGCTTACATCAAAGGACTCACACAGAAGAAAAGCCCCACGAGTGTGaccagtgtggaaaagccttctgCCGGAAGTCGGCCCTTACCATCCATCAGAGGATCCACACGGGAGAGAAGCCCTACGAGTGTGCACAGTGCAAGAAGACCTTCTGTCAGAAGGCAGGCCTCACTCTGCACCAGAGGACTCACACAGAAGGAAAGCCCCATGAGTGTGACCAATGTGGAAAGACGTTTTTCCTGAAGTCAGGTCTCGTCATGCATCATAGGACTCACACGGGGGAGAAACCCTTCAAATGCAGTGAGTGTGGAAAGGCCTTTTCCCAGAAGACCCACCTCCGGAGGCACCAGAGCATGCATACCGGGGAGAAGCCCCACACATGTGCCCAATGTGGGAAAGCCTACTTTCATAAGTTGGATCTCACCAAACACCTGCGGATTCACACTGGCGAGAAGCCCCACGTGTGTGCTCAGTGTGGGAAAGCTTTTCGCATGAAGTCCTACCTCCACGTGCATCAGAGAACACACACTGGGGAGAGGCCGTACGAGTGCAGCAGGTGTGGGAAAGCCTTTCGCCGCAAGTCACATCTCAGCAGTCATCAGAAGACTCACCTGGGAGCTTCTCAGCATGGTGGAGACTGGCTGTGTGTGCTACAGAGAGCCCCGTCTGTTCTCTAG
- the LOC101964448 gene encoding uncharacterized protein LOC101964448 isoform X2: MVSFEDVSVDFTWEEWQDLDDAQRTLYRDVMLETYSSLVFLGLFITRPEVIFKLEQGTEPWLVKEALDRCLPDVQIADDVVENSQENHGRHLWQVVVNSSISAMERLELGKAFHLSSKYISNLIVNNGNSSVMRPQELDVYQLMPFPGGPVVRCAAEKPGAYEVPGKALTHSEPLSQSHKTQVGQQHLEGGGQGSALSTERGSMAGTCMHSECGNSCVSPQAGRKPFTCGLCGKTYSRASALADHQKKHTGEKPYKCSRCEKSFFVRSVLRDHQRTHTGERPYTCSSCDKSFCHRSALITHQRIHTGERPYECCECGKAFRRKSALIIHRRIHTGEKPYECEVCKKAFCQKSVLSLHQRTHTEEKPHECDQCGKAFCRKSALTIHQRIHTGEKPYECAQCKKTFCQKAGLTLHQRTHTEGKPHECDQCGKTFFLKSGLVMHHRTHTGEKPFKCSECGKAFSQKTHLRRHQSMHTGEKPHTCAQCGKAYFHKLDLTKHLRIHTGEKPHVCAQCGKAFRMKSYLHVHQRTHTGERPYECSRCGKAFRRKSHLSSHQKTHLGASQHGGDWLCVLQRAPSVL; the protein is encoded by the exons ATGGTGTCCTTTGAGGATGTGTCTGTGGACTTCACCTGGGAGGAGTGGCAGGACCTGGACGATGCTCAGAGGACACTCTATAGGGACGTGATGCTGGAGACCTACAGCAGCCTGGTCTTCTTGG GGCTTTTCATTACCAGACCTGAAGTTATTTTCAAGTTGGAGCAAGGAACAGAGCCATGGCTGGTTAAAGAAGCCCTGGACCGGTGCCTTCCAG atgtGCAGATAGCTGATGATGTGGTTGAGAACAGCCAAGAAAATCACGGTAGACACTTGTGGCAAGTTGTTGTCAACAGCAGCATATCAGCTATGGAGAGACTTGAATTAGGAAAGGCATTTCATTTgagttcaaaatatatttcaaatctgATAGTAAATAATGGGAACTCTTCAGTAATGAGACCTCAGGAGTTGGATGTGTACCAACTCATGCCTTTCCCTGGAGGGCCTGTTGTGAGATGTGCAGCAGAGAAGCCTGGTGCCTATGAGGTGCCCGGGAAGGCCCTCACACACAGTGAACCCCTCAGTCAGAGCCACAAGACCCAGGTTGGGCAGCAGCATCTGGAAGGTGGGGGACAAGGGAGTGCCCTCAGCACAGAGAGGGGCAGCATGGCAGGGACCTGTATGCACAGTGAGTGTGGGAACAGCTGTGTGTCTCCCCAGGCAGGGAGGAAACCCTTCACATGTGGTCTGTGTGGCAAGACTTACTCCAGAGCATCTGCCCTTGCTGACCATCAGAAAAagcacacaggagagaagccctacaagtgcaGCAGATGTGAGAAGTCCTTCTTTGTTAGATCTGTTCTTAGAGACCACCAGAGAACACACACTGGGGAGAGGCCCTACACATGCAGCAGCTGTGACAAGTCCTTCTGCCATCGGTCAGCCCTCATTACGCACCAGAGGATCCACACTGGGGAGAGGCCCTATGAATGCTGTGAATGTGGGAAGGCCTTCCGAAGGAAGTCGGCGCTCATCATCCATCGCAGGattcacacaggagagaagccctatgagtgtGAGGTGTGCAAGAAAGCCTTCTGTCAGAAGTCAGTCCTCAGCTTACATCAAAGGACTCACACAGAAGAAAAGCCCCACGAGTGTGaccagtgtggaaaagccttctgCCGGAAGTCGGCCCTTACCATCCATCAGAGGATCCACACGGGAGAGAAGCCCTACGAGTGTGCACAGTGCAAGAAGACCTTCTGTCAGAAGGCAGGCCTCACTCTGCACCAGAGGACTCACACAGAAGGAAAGCCCCATGAGTGTGACCAATGTGGAAAGACGTTTTTCCTGAAGTCAGGTCTCGTCATGCATCATAGGACTCACACGGGGGAGAAACCCTTCAAATGCAGTGAGTGTGGAAAGGCCTTTTCCCAGAAGACCCACCTCCGGAGGCACCAGAGCATGCATACCGGGGAGAAGCCCCACACATGTGCCCAATGTGGGAAAGCCTACTTTCATAAGTTGGATCTCACCAAACACCTGCGGATTCACACTGGCGAGAAGCCCCACGTGTGTGCTCAGTGTGGGAAAGCTTTTCGCATGAAGTCCTACCTCCACGTGCATCAGAGAACACACACTGGGGAGAGGCCGTACGAGTGCAGCAGGTGTGGGAAAGCCTTTCGCCGCAAGTCACATCTCAGCAGTCATCAGAAGACTCACCTGGGAGCTTCTCAGCATGGTGGAGACTGGCTGTGTGTGCTACAGAGAGCCCCGTCTGTTCTCTAG